The Astatotilapia calliptera chromosome 2, fAstCal1.2, whole genome shotgun sequence genome includes a window with the following:
- the bcorl1 gene encoding BCL-6 corepressor-like protein 1 isoform X1, with the protein MQVDPTLMNVGDGGTVSREISAPNKASASMVGNPPQTLPPEFRGDVALSQQNKTTPTKDCKTVKACPDNYNHSPELSPPQLPNNAPMSGLVLTSSEKRTDKRAETSKLKADGSGVFPTPQWSSGVKVSQEDSLSPCHSNVTSNKKSHSQTQSVQSVPPGFQCSAMFKPAQPVAFLPTANFSSPLCKMNLPPALGQIAALREAPATQFQKESQPQSSGVAGPPLMRTYPYPLSVARTPAAEKKTGTSTSKLRSNHASSKNAKSVGEHKSLASVVASPAIALPLQHPSLTSAAPTHYTLSPTAAICCGSALANIASQSRMLNHVEKSNSIDKTTMGSLKTTPPATDDHTVCSVESRDVPLDLSAKSKRPKCLNDPPVTMMESHNNESNQREFLNSKKTHSANYGSALQYPILPNTHRNGSHQKQLNRSQNHQIPEVKPAWGKGSSQDSIKNIPGTYVGVASPILASTLRGKDGKGTFVDEFQSFAKQEFISIIDQGEHLATGGKKPSCLMKGNQHTHSVKHVKNTSTTITKNCPSKGALTTALLSSTNAQIPQKCGPGKTAVPYSAPLVSPAWQQASHLTSSHQASSNHRKITQGSPKTKGTAVTDSCKFPSAHHSPSKLEDDKWERMKSPLSNLASIVKQQALDTTTLTDEGNSQASPVASRKADGLNTLTGNQDIQSKHTSTFEYPPCWSVEKWPSAPSQGDFTQAMKRHDKANAAELLENNTDMHTSQGEHMGLQVKQGSSKPAGQSHLYGSSASTNGNRMESKLAQVLEGEILRKESGPSDSPPGDKLEGMAASILTGQCAGGGDKFEKKTNGTKEESPTKAKAAAVKQKKNSPKKPAKEKSPTDALQKAARRKKQETENTPTKVSPKKKKKQCAPVLEQSLSAGKPSPPTKEAIPREKISPSKAEQQTCNKSVPDSSPQTLETSASLISPAVSTKEAEATECSFPRLRRRRRRVDDARLDLWGFATPSPPPPPMPPPPISPSPSLTLPQPVRRPRGRPRSNPLPERTLQGKGKTSGAEGDTPSRKKRRRCRNKKYQTGDYITEKDKLEDGEHLEESNSLIKDAGVPEVPQVEHCPSPAAPSPEPLPKRPSVTRSGSVRYQESEESPECNDKPSGKRKCKSKHLCDSDEPKNKTKRCSLGKSSASLTLDDDGADAKVPVSPSPAPKSLPSSPSKKKSSSGRSSGPDSLTKRPVPPEVRRLIVNKNAGETLLQRAARLGYQDVVQYCLEKDIREVNRRDNAGYTALHEASSRGWTQIVQMLLNNGADVNCSAQDGTRPLHDAVASDNLPIVWLLLNHGADPTLATYSGHTPVKLAHSASMKKFLTEYFTDLEGRNEQDPSLPWDFYSSSLFETDQEPCWDFLLSEQNQELEENVTGKTEQESDKDCLMFEFSSEPLLPCYHVQVSLTQGFCNWFLLTDVLKRLKMSARIFRARYPHLEVVSLSHAELWRQVSVSQVSSALVSPYKSKTKEEEKEEEDEDGLVDLVRCVPELQRLLGSSIHILQEDEEEEEEEVVTNTGKPHSR; encoded by the exons GTGGATCCCACACTAATGAATGTAGGGGATGGAGGCACGGTGAGCAGAGAGATCAGTGCTCCAAATAAAGCGTCTGCTAGCATGGTGGGAAATCCCCCCCAGACGCTCCCCCCTGAGTTCAGAGGAGATGTTGCTCTCAGTCAGCAAAATAAGACAACTCCAACAAAAGACTGTAAGACTGTAAAAGCCTGCCCGGACAACTACAACCACAGCCCCGAACTTTCTCCACCGCAACTGCCCAACAATGCACCAATGTCCGGCTTGGTCCTCACCAGCTCAGAAAAGAGAACAGACAAAAGAGCAGAAACCTCTAAGCTCAAAGCTGATGGTTCTGGGGTCTTCCCCACTCCTCAGTGGTCGAGTGGTGTAAAAGTTAGCCAGGAGGATTCACTCAGCCCCTGTCACAGCAATGTGACATCCAATAAGAAATCCCATTCACAAACACAATCTGTGCAAAGTGTCCCACCTGGGTTTCAGTGCTCTGCCATGTTTAAACCAGCCCAGCCTGTTGCCTTCCTTCCCACAGCAAATTTTTCCTCTCCACTTTGTAAAATGAATCTTCCACCAGCATTAGGTCAGATTGCAGCATTGAGAGAAGCCCCAGCCACGCAGTTTCAGAAAGAAAGCCAGCCTCAAAGCTCAGGTGTTGCTGGGCCACCTCTCATGCGGACCTATCCCTACCCGTTGTCTGTGGCCCGGACTCCGGCTGCAGAGAAAAAGACGGGCACGTCGACCTCAAAACTCAGATCTAACCACGCATCAAGTAAGAATGCTAAATCTGTTGGAGAACATAAATCTTTAGCTTCTGTGGTAGCCTCACCAGCTATTGCCCTACCATTGCAACATCCATCATTAACTTCAGCTGCACCCACTCACTACACCTTGTCTCCGACTGCTGCCATTTGCTGTGGCTCTGCTCTGGCCAACATCGCCTCACAGAGCAGAATGCTGAACCATGTAGAGAAAAGCAACAGCATAGATAAGACAACCATGGGCTCTCTAAAAACCACACCTCCTGCAACAGACGACCACACAGTCTGCTCAGTTGAATCAAGAGATGTACCTCTTGATTTGTCCGCCAAATCAAAACGCCCTAAATGCTTAAATGACCCTCCTGTTACTATGATGGAATCCCACAATAATGAGTCAAATCAGAGAGAATTTCTGAATTCAAAGAAGACTCATTCTGCAAATTACGGCTCCGCTCTGCAATACCCCATCTTACCAAACACCCACCGAAATGGATCTCATCAAAAGCAATTAAATAGGTCTCAGAATCACCAGATCCCAGAGGTCAAACCAGCCTGGGGTAAGGGATCTTCACAAGATTCAATAAAAAACATCCCTGGTACATATGTGGGAGTTGCTAGTCCAATATTGGCTTCTACTCTAAGGGGCAAAGATGGAAAAGGGACGTTTGTGGATGAATTTCAGAGTTTTGCAAAGCAGGAGTTTATATCTATAATTGACCAGGGAGAACATCTGGCCACAGGAGGAAAGAAGCCATCCTGTCTGATGAAGGGTAACCAACACACTCACAGTGTCAAGCATGTTAAAAACACCAGCACAACCATAACTAAGAACTGTCCCTCAAAAGGAGCCCTAACCACTGCGTTGTTAAGCTCAACCAATGCTCAAATTCCTCAGAAATGTGGGCCTGGCAAAACAGCGGTACCATACTCTGCTCCCCTTGTCAGTCCAGCTTGGCAGCAGGCATCTCATCTCACATCATCACATCAAGCTTCTTCTAATCATCGAAAAATCACACAAGGATCTCCAAAGACTAAGGGCACCGCAGTTACAGACAGTTGTAAGTTTCCAAGTGCCCATCACAGCCCGTCCAAACTTGAGGATGATAAGTGGGAGAGAATGAAGTCTCCTCTGTCTAACCTTGCGTCCATTGTAAAGCAGCAAGCTCTTGATACAACAACACTGACGGATGAAGGTAATTCCCAAGCATCGCCTGTTGCATCACGAAAAGCTGATGGTCTGAATACACTCACGGGAAATCAAGACATACAATCTAAGCATACCTCTACTTTTGAATACCCACCATGCTGGTCTGTGGAAAAGTGGCCTAGTGCACCATCTCAAGGGGATTTCACTCAAGCTATGAAAAGACATGACAAGGCAAATGCCGCTGAGCTTTTGGAGAATAACACTGACATGCACACCAGTCAGGGAGAGCACATGGGACTTCAGGTGAAGCAAGGCTCCTCAAAGCCCGCAGGCCAGTCTCATCTCTACGGGAGCAGTGCATCAACAAATGGGAACAGGATGGAGAGTAAACTAGCCCAGGTGTTAGAGGGGGAGATATTGAGGAAAGAAAGTGGGCCGTCAGACAGTCCTCCTGGTGACAAATTGGAGGGCATGGCTGCATCTATTCTTACAGGCCAGTGTGCAGGGGGAGGCGACAAGTTTGAGAAGAAAACAAACGGAACCAAAGAGGAGTCGCCAACCAAAGCAAAAGCTGCTGCCGtcaaacaaaagaagaacagtCCTAAGAAGCCAGCAAAAGAGAAATCTCCAACAGATGCATTACAGAAGGCTGCAAGAAGGAAAAAGCAAGAGACAGAAAATACTCCAACCAAAGTGTCCCCTAAAAAGAAG AAGAAACAATGTGCACCTGTGCTGGAGCAGAGTCTGTCAGCGGGAAAACCTTCCCCTCCAACTAAAGAGGCGATTCCAAGGGAAAAGATCAGTCCCAGCAAGGCCGAGCAGCAAACCTGCAACAAATCAG TTCCAGATAGCAGTCCTCAGACTTTGGAGACTTCAGCGTCTCTCATTAGTCCCGCCGTATCCACCAAGGAGGCCGAAGCCACAGAGTGCTCCTTCCCAAGACTGAGGCGAAGGCGGCGGCGAGTTGATGACGCTCGACTTGACCTCTGGGGCTTTGCGACGCCCTCCCCTCCACCCCCGCCAATGCCTCCTCCCCCAATATCCCCTTCGCCCTCTCTGACTCTGCCCCAACCTGTTCGCCGTCCGAGAGGGAGGCCTCGATCAAATCCTCTGCCGGAACGTACGCTACAGGGCAAGGGAAAAACATCTGGCGCTGAGGGCGATACGCCATCTCGTAAGAAACGTCGGCGATGTCGTAATAAGAAGTATCAGACTGGGGACTACATCACAGAGAAAGACAAGCTGGAAGATGGAGAACACCTCGAAGAATCGAACTCTCTGATAAAGGACGCTGGAGTCCCAGAAG TTCCACAGGTGGAACATTGTCCGAGTCCCGCTGCCCCCAGTCCAGAGCCTCTTCCCAAGAGACCGTCAGTCACTCGCTCAGGATCGGTTCGCTACCAGGAGAGTGAAGAATCTCCAGAGTGCAATGATAAGCCTTCAGGGAAGAGGaagtgcaaaagcaaacacCTATGTGACAGTGATGAGCCGAAG AATAAGACCAAACGCTGCAGTTTGGGCAAGAGTAGCGCCTCCCTCACCTTGGATGATGATGGAGCTGATGCAAAAGTACCAGTTAGCCCATCACCAGCTCCAAAAAGTTTGCCATCCTCTCCATCTAAAAAGAAAAGCTCGTCAGGAAGAAGCAGCGGTCCAGATTCTCTGACCAAAAGGCCCGTTCCGCCAGAGGTTCGCCGGCTGATTGTCAATAAAAATGCAGGGGAGACGTTGCTGCAACGTGCTGCGCGCTTGGGCTATCAG GACGTAGTCCAGTATTGTCTTGAAAAGGACATCCGGGAGGTCAATCGGCGTGATAATGCCGGTTACACAGCTCTCCATGAGGCGTCCTCCCGGGGCTGGACTCAGATTGTCCAGATGCTGCTGAACAATGGTGCAGATGTCAATTGTAGTGCTCAGGATGGAACACG CCCACTTCACGATGCAGTAGCAAGTGATAACTTACCAATAGTCTGGTTGCTTCTGAACCACGGTGCAGACCCAACTCTGGCGACCTACTCTGGACATACACCAGTCAAATTGGCACATAGTGCAAGCATGAAGAAGTTCCTCACAG aATATTTCACAGACCTGGAAGGCCGCAATGAACAGGATCCTAGTTTACCCTGGGATTTCTACAGCAGCTCGCTGTTCG AGACTGACCAGGAGCCGTGCTGGGACTTCCTGCTGTCTGAGCAGAACCAGGAGTTGGAGGAGAATGTAACGGGGAAGACCGAGCAAGAGTCGGACAAAGATTGTCTTATGTTCGAGTTCTCCTCGGAGCCTCTGCTACCCTGCTATCACGTGCAGGTGTCATTAACACAGGG tttttgcaaCTGGTTCCTGCTGACGGATGTCCTGAAGCGCCTGAAGATGTCTGCGCGGATTTTCCGGGCGCGGTATCCACACTTGGAGGTGGTGAGTTTGTCGCACGCTGAGCTCTGGAGGCAGGTATCGGTCAGCCAGGTGAGCTCCGCTTTGGTTTCTCCCTACAAAAGCAAAACtaaggaggaagagaaagaagaggaggacgaAGACGGACTTGTGGATCTGGTGCGTTGTGTACCGGAGCTCCAGAGACTACTGGGTTCCTCGATTCACATCCTAcaagaggacgaggaggaggaagaggaagaggtagTGACAAACACAGGGAAGCCTCACAGCCGATAG
- the bcorl1 gene encoding BCL-6 corepressor-like protein 1 isoform X2 → MQVDPTLMNVGDGGTVSREISAPNKASASMVGNPPQTLPPEFRGDVALSQQNKTTPTKDCKTVKACPDNYNHSPELSPPQLPNNAPMSGLVLTSSEKRTDKRAETSKLKADGSGVFPTPQWSSGVKVSQEDSLSPCHSNVTSNKKSHSQTQSVQSVPPGFQCSAMFKPAQPVAFLPTANFSSPLCKMNLPPALGQIAALREAPATQFQKESQPQSSGVAGPPLMRTYPYPLSVARTPAAEKKTGTSTSKLRSNHASSKNAKSVGEHKSLASVVASPAIALPLQHPSLTSAAPTHYTLSPTAAICCGSALANIASQSRMLNHVEKSNSIDKTTMGSLKTTPPATDDHTVCSVESRDVPLDLSAKSKRPKCLNDPPVTMMESHNNESNQREFLNSKKTHSANYGSALQYPILPNTHRNGSHQKQLNRSQNHQIPEVKPAWGKGSSQDSIKNIPGTYVGVASPILASTLRGKDGKGTFVDEFQSFAKQEFISIIDQGEHLATGGKKPSCLMKGNQHTHSVKHVKNTSTTITKNCPSKGALTTALLSSTNAQIPQKCGPGKTAVPYSAPLVSPAWQQASHLTSSHQASSNHRKITQGSPKTKGTAVTDSCKFPSAHHSPSKLEDDKWERMKSPLSNLASIVKQQALDTTTLTDEGNSQASPVASRKADGLNTLTGNQDIQSKHTSTFEYPPCWSVEKWPSAPSQGDFTQAMKRHDKANAAELLENNTDMHTSQGEHMGLQVKQGSSKPAGQSHLYGSSASTNGNRMESKLAQVLEGEILRKESGPSDSPPGDKLEGMAASILTGQCAGGGDKFEKKTNGTKEESPTKAKAAAVKQKKNSPKKPAKEKSPTDALQKAARRKKQETENTPTKVSPKKKKKQCAPVLEQSLSAGKPSPPTKEAIPREKISPSKAEQQTCNKSVPDSSPQTLETSASLISPAVSTKEAEATECSFPRLRRRRRRVDDARLDLWGFATPSPPPPPMPPPPISPSPSLTLPQPVRRPRGRPRSNPLPERTLQGKGKTSGAEGDTPSRKKRRRCRNKKYQTGDYITEKDKLEDGEHLEESNSLIKDAGVPEVPQVEHCPSPAAPSPEPLPKRPSVTRSGSVRYQESEESPECNDKPSGKRKCKSKHLCDSDEPKNKTKRCSLGKSSASLTLDDDGADAKVPVSPSPAPKSLPSSPSKKKSSSGRSSGPDSLTKRPVPPEVRRLIVNKNAGETLLQRAARLGYQDVVQYCLEKDIREVNRRDNAGYTALHEASSRGWTQIVQMLLNNGADVNCSAQDGTRPLHDAVASDNLPIVWLLLNHGADPTLATYSGHTPVKLAHSASMKKFLTEYFTDLEGRNEQDPSLPWDFYSSSLFETDQEPCWDFLLSEQNQELEENVTGKTEQESDKDCLMFEFSSEPLLPCYHVQVSLTQGFCNWFLLTDVLKRLKMSARIFRARYPHLEVQN, encoded by the exons GTGGATCCCACACTAATGAATGTAGGGGATGGAGGCACGGTGAGCAGAGAGATCAGTGCTCCAAATAAAGCGTCTGCTAGCATGGTGGGAAATCCCCCCCAGACGCTCCCCCCTGAGTTCAGAGGAGATGTTGCTCTCAGTCAGCAAAATAAGACAACTCCAACAAAAGACTGTAAGACTGTAAAAGCCTGCCCGGACAACTACAACCACAGCCCCGAACTTTCTCCACCGCAACTGCCCAACAATGCACCAATGTCCGGCTTGGTCCTCACCAGCTCAGAAAAGAGAACAGACAAAAGAGCAGAAACCTCTAAGCTCAAAGCTGATGGTTCTGGGGTCTTCCCCACTCCTCAGTGGTCGAGTGGTGTAAAAGTTAGCCAGGAGGATTCACTCAGCCCCTGTCACAGCAATGTGACATCCAATAAGAAATCCCATTCACAAACACAATCTGTGCAAAGTGTCCCACCTGGGTTTCAGTGCTCTGCCATGTTTAAACCAGCCCAGCCTGTTGCCTTCCTTCCCACAGCAAATTTTTCCTCTCCACTTTGTAAAATGAATCTTCCACCAGCATTAGGTCAGATTGCAGCATTGAGAGAAGCCCCAGCCACGCAGTTTCAGAAAGAAAGCCAGCCTCAAAGCTCAGGTGTTGCTGGGCCACCTCTCATGCGGACCTATCCCTACCCGTTGTCTGTGGCCCGGACTCCGGCTGCAGAGAAAAAGACGGGCACGTCGACCTCAAAACTCAGATCTAACCACGCATCAAGTAAGAATGCTAAATCTGTTGGAGAACATAAATCTTTAGCTTCTGTGGTAGCCTCACCAGCTATTGCCCTACCATTGCAACATCCATCATTAACTTCAGCTGCACCCACTCACTACACCTTGTCTCCGACTGCTGCCATTTGCTGTGGCTCTGCTCTGGCCAACATCGCCTCACAGAGCAGAATGCTGAACCATGTAGAGAAAAGCAACAGCATAGATAAGACAACCATGGGCTCTCTAAAAACCACACCTCCTGCAACAGACGACCACACAGTCTGCTCAGTTGAATCAAGAGATGTACCTCTTGATTTGTCCGCCAAATCAAAACGCCCTAAATGCTTAAATGACCCTCCTGTTACTATGATGGAATCCCACAATAATGAGTCAAATCAGAGAGAATTTCTGAATTCAAAGAAGACTCATTCTGCAAATTACGGCTCCGCTCTGCAATACCCCATCTTACCAAACACCCACCGAAATGGATCTCATCAAAAGCAATTAAATAGGTCTCAGAATCACCAGATCCCAGAGGTCAAACCAGCCTGGGGTAAGGGATCTTCACAAGATTCAATAAAAAACATCCCTGGTACATATGTGGGAGTTGCTAGTCCAATATTGGCTTCTACTCTAAGGGGCAAAGATGGAAAAGGGACGTTTGTGGATGAATTTCAGAGTTTTGCAAAGCAGGAGTTTATATCTATAATTGACCAGGGAGAACATCTGGCCACAGGAGGAAAGAAGCCATCCTGTCTGATGAAGGGTAACCAACACACTCACAGTGTCAAGCATGTTAAAAACACCAGCACAACCATAACTAAGAACTGTCCCTCAAAAGGAGCCCTAACCACTGCGTTGTTAAGCTCAACCAATGCTCAAATTCCTCAGAAATGTGGGCCTGGCAAAACAGCGGTACCATACTCTGCTCCCCTTGTCAGTCCAGCTTGGCAGCAGGCATCTCATCTCACATCATCACATCAAGCTTCTTCTAATCATCGAAAAATCACACAAGGATCTCCAAAGACTAAGGGCACCGCAGTTACAGACAGTTGTAAGTTTCCAAGTGCCCATCACAGCCCGTCCAAACTTGAGGATGATAAGTGGGAGAGAATGAAGTCTCCTCTGTCTAACCTTGCGTCCATTGTAAAGCAGCAAGCTCTTGATACAACAACACTGACGGATGAAGGTAATTCCCAAGCATCGCCTGTTGCATCACGAAAAGCTGATGGTCTGAATACACTCACGGGAAATCAAGACATACAATCTAAGCATACCTCTACTTTTGAATACCCACCATGCTGGTCTGTGGAAAAGTGGCCTAGTGCACCATCTCAAGGGGATTTCACTCAAGCTATGAAAAGACATGACAAGGCAAATGCCGCTGAGCTTTTGGAGAATAACACTGACATGCACACCAGTCAGGGAGAGCACATGGGACTTCAGGTGAAGCAAGGCTCCTCAAAGCCCGCAGGCCAGTCTCATCTCTACGGGAGCAGTGCATCAACAAATGGGAACAGGATGGAGAGTAAACTAGCCCAGGTGTTAGAGGGGGAGATATTGAGGAAAGAAAGTGGGCCGTCAGACAGTCCTCCTGGTGACAAATTGGAGGGCATGGCTGCATCTATTCTTACAGGCCAGTGTGCAGGGGGAGGCGACAAGTTTGAGAAGAAAACAAACGGAACCAAAGAGGAGTCGCCAACCAAAGCAAAAGCTGCTGCCGtcaaacaaaagaagaacagtCCTAAGAAGCCAGCAAAAGAGAAATCTCCAACAGATGCATTACAGAAGGCTGCAAGAAGGAAAAAGCAAGAGACAGAAAATACTCCAACCAAAGTGTCCCCTAAAAAGAAG AAGAAACAATGTGCACCTGTGCTGGAGCAGAGTCTGTCAGCGGGAAAACCTTCCCCTCCAACTAAAGAGGCGATTCCAAGGGAAAAGATCAGTCCCAGCAAGGCCGAGCAGCAAACCTGCAACAAATCAG TTCCAGATAGCAGTCCTCAGACTTTGGAGACTTCAGCGTCTCTCATTAGTCCCGCCGTATCCACCAAGGAGGCCGAAGCCACAGAGTGCTCCTTCCCAAGACTGAGGCGAAGGCGGCGGCGAGTTGATGACGCTCGACTTGACCTCTGGGGCTTTGCGACGCCCTCCCCTCCACCCCCGCCAATGCCTCCTCCCCCAATATCCCCTTCGCCCTCTCTGACTCTGCCCCAACCTGTTCGCCGTCCGAGAGGGAGGCCTCGATCAAATCCTCTGCCGGAACGTACGCTACAGGGCAAGGGAAAAACATCTGGCGCTGAGGGCGATACGCCATCTCGTAAGAAACGTCGGCGATGTCGTAATAAGAAGTATCAGACTGGGGACTACATCACAGAGAAAGACAAGCTGGAAGATGGAGAACACCTCGAAGAATCGAACTCTCTGATAAAGGACGCTGGAGTCCCAGAAG TTCCACAGGTGGAACATTGTCCGAGTCCCGCTGCCCCCAGTCCAGAGCCTCTTCCCAAGAGACCGTCAGTCACTCGCTCAGGATCGGTTCGCTACCAGGAGAGTGAAGAATCTCCAGAGTGCAATGATAAGCCTTCAGGGAAGAGGaagtgcaaaagcaaacacCTATGTGACAGTGATGAGCCGAAG AATAAGACCAAACGCTGCAGTTTGGGCAAGAGTAGCGCCTCCCTCACCTTGGATGATGATGGAGCTGATGCAAAAGTACCAGTTAGCCCATCACCAGCTCCAAAAAGTTTGCCATCCTCTCCATCTAAAAAGAAAAGCTCGTCAGGAAGAAGCAGCGGTCCAGATTCTCTGACCAAAAGGCCCGTTCCGCCAGAGGTTCGCCGGCTGATTGTCAATAAAAATGCAGGGGAGACGTTGCTGCAACGTGCTGCGCGCTTGGGCTATCAG GACGTAGTCCAGTATTGTCTTGAAAAGGACATCCGGGAGGTCAATCGGCGTGATAATGCCGGTTACACAGCTCTCCATGAGGCGTCCTCCCGGGGCTGGACTCAGATTGTCCAGATGCTGCTGAACAATGGTGCAGATGTCAATTGTAGTGCTCAGGATGGAACACG CCCACTTCACGATGCAGTAGCAAGTGATAACTTACCAATAGTCTGGTTGCTTCTGAACCACGGTGCAGACCCAACTCTGGCGACCTACTCTGGACATACACCAGTCAAATTGGCACATAGTGCAAGCATGAAGAAGTTCCTCACAG aATATTTCACAGACCTGGAAGGCCGCAATGAACAGGATCCTAGTTTACCCTGGGATTTCTACAGCAGCTCGCTGTTCG AGACTGACCAGGAGCCGTGCTGGGACTTCCTGCTGTCTGAGCAGAACCAGGAGTTGGAGGAGAATGTAACGGGGAAGACCGAGCAAGAGTCGGACAAAGATTGTCTTATGTTCGAGTTCTCCTCGGAGCCTCTGCTACCCTGCTATCACGTGCAGGTGTCATTAACACAGGG tttttgcaaCTGGTTCCTGCTGACGGATGTCCTGAAGCGCCTGAAGATGTCTGCGCGGATTTTCCGGGCGCGGTATCCACACTTGGAGGTG CAAAACtaa